From the genome of Cryptococcus neoformans var. grubii H99 chromosome 11, complete sequence:
CGTATGGATGCGATGCATCGGGCATAAGATGaattcttttcctttttcctcccttctttttccctcgAGTTGATTTAGAAGTAAGTGCCGACAAGCTTGAATGGTGCGCTAAAttgcgaagaagagactgagAGCGGCGATGGCTGCCTTTCAGCATAGTTGGCGTCTCATCGTAGAAATTAGGAGTGCGACGGCCTAATTCACGACCAGATTGGTAGTACACCTCTACAGAGGGGTTCGGGGTGGCCTCTGGTGTAGGATACACATTTCCACTTTCgagcgaagatgaaggtcgGGCCCTTGCTGAAAAAGGCGTTGGAGTATTCCGCGACATCGCAGAGTTTGGCCGGTGAAAAGGGTTGAGGCGGCTGAAGATGTCCATGACTATAGGAGGTTAGTACAAGAAAtagctgaagaagaatgaaagagAATGGGGAATGCCGTTTGCGAATTTTAGGAGTTGGTCGTCGGTTCGTTGTTAGGTCAGTAGAAAAAATCGTTCAACGTACCAACAAAACAAACACCCCAGTCGGGGCCAGTGCTGGCTCCATCCATCAAAGTCTCCGCCATCGGAGAGCAGAACAAACACATCTGATTTTTTGGTTCTGCATAAAGCACGGTGAGCTGCAAAGAGTAAGTACAGGTAGCAGGCCTCCCCTCTGTACCGCCCATATGGCAGATAGACCGGATGATGACAGGTTTTCTCATCACCTTGTTTGCTGGAAGTAGTAACCTCCTGATTGGCGAAGCAAAGAAGtgattcttcttcgcgtCTTGAAACTACTGGTCCATACTCTTTATCAAGCCCAGGCTTCCTGGCATTTCTAAAATCCTTCTAATCTTCATGTTTTGACCATGTTTGTGTTCGCTTATGTGCATATACAAAAGCCTTTCGAGCTTTGAGAAGGGACATCAAGAGCGCCTGTGTGCTGCAAAGGCCATGTCATGTGCTTGTGTGTACAGTTTGTATACCTCACCAATCACCACCAATTAGGCCCAAGACGGCGGAATGGTACGTAGGCGCGTCGTCGGCCATGTTGACGTCTCTCAGTTGGTTTggtcttttcttccttcggCAAGCGTCATTTCTTTGCTTAATTCGAATATGGGTAGCAGCTATGCTTCTCTTGCACCCTGCGTCTGATTTTTGACCATGATTCTTCTCTTATATTGGCAGAGTCCTGTCAGGAGAGAAGATACGCGCCGGTGTTTTGAGTCGTTACAGGCGTGTGGCACAACTCGAAACCTCATGGAGGTCAAAATTGGTCATTGATGATCGCTTTTTGAGTGGGACTTGCCAAACAATAAACATTAAAATTACAGTATTCGAGCCTGGCCTTTATTTAGTGCGTAAAACGCGTTTTTCATGCGATCCAAGTGGTACGAGTAGAAAATTTCCTATCCAAAAAAGAGCGAAAAATAAACACGACATTTACACTATCCATTCTccaatccttccttcaaTTATATTTACCAGACCCTGGTGTTCAACAACAAGTCATTCGAGTGCTCCAAACCGAGGCAAGCCTTGAGGAACTGCTCCAAAGCGTTCCTCTGCCTGTTGAGAGAGTTGACGACGTCCTCACCGGGTTTGACAAGTGGCGCCTTGAGCATGTAAGACAAGAGCGAGAGAACACTGTACAACGGCTGCCATTCGCCGGTGGCATTCTCGCGATAAGTGACACGAGTGAGGAGCTCGGCGAGGATCGCAAGGTCAAAGATAAGAGGTGtggcaagaagagaatCTTCACATTCGTTGAAAATGTTCATGACGTTGCGACCACCCATGAGAAGCTCGGAGTAGTACTCGTCGATAGCGCGCTCTGGTAACGATGGTCAGAAACGACAtgggagagaaagaagaatgaacaCACTGGAGTCACCAACAGCAGGGACGTGCTTGATAACGACGATGTGGTCAGGATGCTCGCCCTTTTTGACGATCTCTCCAGTGGCTTTGCTAAGGTCTTCGGCAGTCTTGTAGAGGATGGGGTTGGCAGCAACCATATCATCGACCTGAAACATGTCAGCCTCTGTTCCGCAGTATGGCAATAATCCGACCTACGACACTTGACTTGGAGATCTCCTTGGACCTGAACTGCCTCTGAGAGCTCAAGTTCTTACCATCATTGTTACCCAAGTGGTTGTAAGAAGAGATCGACAAGGGCTTAATACCGGCATTGACTAGGAATTCGGCAAGAACTGACTTGACCTTGGTCTGGCCCGACTTGAAATCATCGCCGCCAATGAAAGCCTTGTGCTTCTCAGCAAGCTCAATACAGCCGGGGACAAAGGTGTTCTGGGGCGAGCCGTTGATGAAAGGCACGCCTTCGAGAATGGAGGCCATGGCAAAGATGGTAGAGGGAGAGACTTCCTCGTGAGAGGTCTCAACGGCCTTCAGAAGGTTGTCGGCAGTGTCGTTGACCCCTGGAATGATGTCGGCGTAACGCTCAGTATTGGCGGTCCAGAGGACAACAACACTGTCAAG
Proteins encoded in this window:
- a CDS encoding myo-inositol-1-phosphate synthase, which codes for MSPTALDACDHHDSFSLPAQDQSKVHPSARRTPEGGLIKVESDSTVYEADGIKAKFTDRGASVIKGSDGKLSVKKTEKNFEFFTKSTVGRVGLMLVGLGGNNGTTVLATNLANKYNISWHTKNGIQQPNYIGSVVRASTVRLGTDPETGKDVFVPISDMLPMVHPNDFVIGGWDISSLSMDKAMLRAKVLEWDLQRQLIPLMENVKPLPSIYYPDFIAANQADRADNLIPGDDKKVHLEHIRADIRRFKADNHLDSVVVLWTANTERYADIIPGVNDTADNLLKAVETSHEEVSPSTIFAMASILEGVPFINGSPQNTFVPGCIELAEKHKAFIGGDDFKSGQTKVKSVLAEFLVNAGIKPLSISSYNHLGNNDGKNLSSQRQFRSKEISKSSVVDDMVAANPILYKTAEDLSKATGEIVKKGEHPDHIVVIKHVPAVGDSKRAIDEYYSELLMGGRNVMNIFNECEDSLLATPLIFDLAILAELLTRVTYRENATGEWQPLYSVLSLLSYMLKAPLVKPGEDVVNSLNRQRNALEQFLKACLGLEHSNDLLLNTRVW